The DNA window ATCGACCGCGCCGCGATGAAGATCGGCGCGGAGGATACCGATGCCTATCTCGCCGAGTGGCGCAAAGCCGCACCCTACGAGGTGGAGGGCGAGGCCGACGCGGTGGCCGAGGCCGAGGCCGCACGGCTGGACAAGGAATACGATCAGGTGCGCATCAAGCAGCTGATCGCGAAT is part of the Roseovarius sp. THAF9 genome and encodes:
- a CDS encoding virulence factor; the protein is MVDVTVVYWRDIPAQVIVGKGRRGSKRPLPERFEQAIDRAAMKIGAEDTDAYLAEWRKAAPYEVEGEADAVAEAEAARLDKEYDQVRIKQLIANDGWAGSS